The following nucleotide sequence is from Barnesiella viscericola DSM 18177.
TTTGTCGATGAAGTAAAAGGTGGTAACATTCCCAAGGAATTTATCCCCTCGATTCAGAAAGGTTTCACCACCGCTATGAAGAACGGTGTATTGGCCGGCTTCCCGGTAGACAGTCTGAAAGTTACCGTACTCGACGGTTCGTTCCACCCCGTAGACTCCGACCAGTTGTCGTTCGAACTCTGTGCAATCCAAGCCTTCAAGAAAGCCTGCGAAAAAGCCGGCCCTGTATTGCTGGAGCCCATTATGAAGATCGAGGTAGTAACCCCCGAAGAGAGCATGGGTGATGTAATCTCCGACTTGAACAAACGTCGTGGCCAAATCGAAGGTATGGAATCGAGCCGTTCGGGCGCCCGTATCGTAAAAGCAACGGCGCCGCTGGCCGAGATGTTCGGTTACGTAACCGCTTTGCGTACCATCACTTCGGGTCGTGCCACCTCGACAATGTCGTTCTCGCACTATGCCGAGGTAAGCTCGTCGATTGCCAAGAATGTGTTGACCGAAGTAAACGGTCGAGTAGACTTATTGTAATCAAATAAACCATCAAATATCAATATGAGCCAAAAAATCAGAATTAAATTGAAGTCTTACGACCACAACTTGGTTGACAAGTCGGCCGAGAAAATCGTAAAGACGGTGAAAGCTACGGGAGCAGTAGTGAGCGGGCCTATACCTCTACCTACTCACAAACGTATCTTCACGGTAAACCGCTCGACTTTCGTAAACAAAAAATCGAGAGAGCAATTCGAGTTGTCTTCGTTCAAGCGTCTTATCGACATTTACAGCTCTACGGCCAAGACGGTAGACGCCCTGATGAAGTTGGAATTGCCCAGCGGAGTAGATGTAGAAATTAAAGTGTGATTCAACAAAAATTAAGTAGAAATGCCAGGATTATTAGGAAAAAAAATCGGAATGACATCCGTTTTCAGTGCCGAGGGTAAAAATGTACCATGCACTGTTATCGAAGTTGGTCCTTGCGTAGTTACGCAAATCAAAACCGTTGAAAAAGATGGTTACGAGGCAGTACAGGTAGGTTTCATCGACAAGAAAGATAAACATACCACCAAGCCCGAAGCCGGACATTTCAAGAAAGCAGGCGTAACGCCCAAGAGACACTTGGCCGAGTTCAAATTCGATACCGAATACAAATTGGGCGACACCATCGCCGTTGATTTGTTTGAAGGTGCGGATTACGTAGATGTAATCGGCGTATCAAAAGGTAAAGGTTTCCAAGGCGTCGTAAAGCGTCACGGCTTCGGCGGTGTGGGACAAACCACACACGGTCAGCATAACCGCTTGCGTGCCCCCGGTTCTATCGGTGCATGTTCATACCCTGCCCGCGTGTTCAAAGGCACCCGTATGGCCGGCCAGATGGGTAACAGCCGCGTAACCGTGCAAAACCTCCAAGTGTTAAAAGTAATACCCGAGCACAATCTTTTGCTCATCAAAGGATCGGTACCGGGGAGTAAAGGTTCAATCGTAATAATTGAGAAATAATGGAACTGAACGTATATAACATTAAAGGTGAGGACACCGGTAAGAAGGTTGTTTTGAACGATTCGGTATTCGGAATCGAGCCCAATGATCACGCCGTATATCTCGATGTGAAACAATACTTGGCCAACCTGCGTCAAGGTACTCACAAATCCAAAGAAAGAAGTGAAGTATCGGGTAGTACCCGCAAACTGAAAAGACAAAAAGGAACGGGCGGCGCTCGTAGCGGTGATATCAACTCGCCGGTTATGATCGGTGGTGGTCGAGTATTCGGTCCCAAACCCCGCGATTACCGTTTCAAACTCAACAAGAAAGTGAA
It contains:
- the rpsJ gene encoding 30S ribosomal protein S10 — its product is MSQKIRIKLKSYDHNLVDKSAEKIVKTVKATGAVVSGPIPLPTHKRIFTVNRSTFVNKKSREQFELSSFKRLIDIYSSTAKTVDALMKLELPSGVDVEIKV
- the rplC gene encoding 50S ribosomal protein L3, which encodes MPGLLGKKIGMTSVFSAEGKNVPCTVIEVGPCVVTQIKTVEKDGYEAVQVGFIDKKDKHTTKPEAGHFKKAGVTPKRHLAEFKFDTEYKLGDTIAVDLFEGADYVDVIGVSKGKGFQGVVKRHGFGGVGQTTHGQHNRLRAPGSIGACSYPARVFKGTRMAGQMGNSRVTVQNLQVLKVIPEHNLLLIKGSVPGSKGSIVIIEK
- the rplD gene encoding 50S ribosomal protein L4; the encoded protein is MELNVYNIKGEDTGKKVVLNDSVFGIEPNDHAVYLDVKQYLANLRQGTHKSKERSEVSGSTRKLKRQKGTGGARSGDINSPVMIGGGRVFGPKPRDYRFKLNKKVKELARKSALTYKAQDNAIVVVEDFTFEAPKTKEFVNLLKNLQVADKKSLLVLSEQNKNVYLSARNLTGTNVITVSELNTYKVLDNKALVLTESTVAAINNF